A region of the Paenibacillus sp. J23TS9 genome:
GCAGGTTCCACAATGAATTAGTGGACGGGCCATTCATGCACAATGAGGGGGAGATGGGAAAATATGTTGGAATTTGATTTTGAAATGGAGAGCTTGGCTCAGATTAAAGTAATAGGTGTGGGTGGCGGCGGAAGCAATGCTGTCAACCGTATGATCGAGAATGGCGTTCAAGGTGTGGAATTCATTACCGTGAATACAGACGCTCAAGCTTTGCATATGGCCAAATCGGAACATAAACTGCAAATCGGGGATAAACTGACTCGCGGTCTTGGTGCCGGAGCCAACCCAGAAGTGGGAAAAAAGGCGGCCGAAGAGTCGCGTGATCTGATTATGAACACCCTTAAGGGTGCTGACATGGTGTTTGTTACCGCAGGTATGGGTGGTGGTACCGGAACAGGTGCTGCTCCAGTGATCGCAGAGATCGCCAAGGAATGCGGAGCATTGACCGTAGGCGTGGTGACTCGCCCGTTTACTTTTGAGGGACGCAAGCGTTCCTCTCAAGCCGAGCTGGGCATTGAAGGTCTGAAAGAAAAGGTCGATACGCTTATTGTTATTCCGAACGACCGACTTTTAGAAATCGTTGACAAGAAAACGCCGATGATAGAAGCGTTCCGGGAAGCAGATAATGTGCTTCGTCAAGCCGTACAAGGCATCTCCGACTTGATCCAGGTTCCTGGTCTGATCAACCTTGACTTTGCCGACGTGAAAACGATCATGACTGAACGCGGTTCAGCTTTGATGGGGATTGGACTTGCAACAGGCGAGAACCGCGCAGCTGAGGCTGCACGTAAAGCAATCATGAGTCCGCTGCTGGAGACTTCGATTGAAGGAGCACGCGGCGTCATCATGAATATTACGGGCGGTGCCAACCTGTCACTTTACGAAGTGAATGAGGCGGCAGAGATCGTCACTTCGGCATCAGACCCGGAAGTGAACATGATCTTCGGTGCGATCATTGAAGAAAGCATGAAAGACGAAATTAAAGTAACGGTTATTGCTACCGGGTTTGATCATCGTGGTGCTCCAACCGCGCCTCCTCGCAAGCCGGGAGTAGCGCCATCCGAGCCTACAGACAACCGCAGCAATGCGAATAACCTTCGTCCGTTCGGCAACCAGGGCGGCAGCGATCAGCTGGACATTCCGACATTCCTGCGGAATCGTTCACGCAAGGACTAATTGTATACGACATTTAAAACCAAGACCCGCATTCCTATCGGAAATCGCGGGTCTTTTTATTGTCGTCTCCTTCTCCTCTAAAACCCTACGGAACTCGACA
Encoded here:
- the ftsZ gene encoding cell division protein FtsZ, with translation MLEFDFEMESLAQIKVIGVGGGGSNAVNRMIENGVQGVEFITVNTDAQALHMAKSEHKLQIGDKLTRGLGAGANPEVGKKAAEESRDLIMNTLKGADMVFVTAGMGGGTGTGAAPVIAEIAKECGALTVGVVTRPFTFEGRKRSSQAELGIEGLKEKVDTLIVIPNDRLLEIVDKKTPMIEAFREADNVLRQAVQGISDLIQVPGLINLDFADVKTIMTERGSALMGIGLATGENRAAEAARKAIMSPLLETSIEGARGVIMNITGGANLSLYEVNEAAEIVTSASDPEVNMIFGAIIEESMKDEIKVTVIATGFDHRGAPTAPPRKPGVAPSEPTDNRSNANNLRPFGNQGGSDQLDIPTFLRNRSRKD